The Molothrus ater isolate BHLD 08-10-18 breed brown headed cowbird chromosome 9, BPBGC_Mater_1.1, whole genome shotgun sequence genome includes a region encoding these proteins:
- the MIER1 gene encoding mesoderm induction early response protein 1 isoform X2, whose translation MLVHDFDDERTLEEEEMMEGETNFRSEIEDLNRESDMPIQELLSRYGYDGTVPLQEEEEEEEEEEEEEEGEDDDDVDNDDNSGCSGENKEETIKDSSGQEDETQSSNDDPAPSVASQDPQEIIRPRRCKYFDTNSEIEEESEEDEDYIPSEDWKKEIMVGSMFQAEIPAGTCKYKENEKVYENDDQLLWNPDFLPEDKVIEFLNEASRRTGEEKGLDAIPEGSHIKDNEQALYELVKCNFDTEESLRRLRFNVKAAREELSVWTEEECRNFEQGLKVYGKDFHVIQANKVRTRSVGECVAFYYMWKKSERYDFFAQQTRFGKKKYNLHPGVTDYMDRLLDESESAASSRAPSPPPTASNSSTSQSERDESASGSAPNGVSANGPGEVPGKEEAKLEGLHVNGPCSGKKTPHPELDTNGFEPENLPSDPKLAHSASRNEPELEEKSERPLKRRRINSNGKESPGASEFFQETNSHGKLEELETLDD comes from the exons GAGAGTGACATGCccatccaggagctgctgagccgCTACGGCTATGATGGCACCGTGcccctgcaggaggaggaggaggaggaggaggaagaagaggaggaggaggagggagaagatgatgatgatgtcgATAACGATGACAACAGCGGCTGCAGTGGGGAAAACAAG GAGGAGACCATCAAGGACTCCTCAGGGCAGGAAGATGAGACCCAGTCCTCCAACGATGACCCAGCCCCATCTGTGGCTTCCCAAGACCCCCAGGAAATCATTCGCCCTCGGCGCTGTAAATATTTTGATACCA ATAGTGAAATAGAGGAGGAATCTGAAGAAGATGAAGATTATATTCCCTCAGAAGACTGGAAAAAG GAAATCATGGTGGGCTCTATGTTCCAAGCTGAAATTCCAGCTGGCACCTGCAAATacaaagagaatgaaaaag TGTATGAAAATGATGaccagctgctctggaatcCTGACTTTTTACCAGAGGATAAAGTCATAGAGTTCCTCAACGAAGCCTCGAGGCGCACGGGAGAGGAGAAGGGCCTGGATGCAATTCCTGAGGGCTCCCACATTAAAGACAATGAGCag GCCCTCTATGAGCTGGTGAAGTGCAATTTTGACACGGAGGAGTCCTTACGGAGGCTGAGGTTCAATGTCAAAGCAGCCAGAG AAGAATTATCTGTTTGGACAGAAGAAGAATGCAGGAACTTTGAGCAAGGGCTGAAAGTCTATGGCAAGGATTTCCATGTGATTCAGGCAAATAAG gTGCGGACCCGCTCGGTGGGGGAGTGTGTGGCCTTTTATTACATGTGGAAGAAGTCGGAACGTTACGATTTCTTCGCTCAGCAGACCCGCTTTGGGAAGAAGAAATACAACCTGCACCCTGGGGTCAC GGATTACATGGACCGCCTCCTGGACGAGAGCGAGAGCGCCGCCTCCAGCCGGGCCCCGTCGCCACCGCCCACGGCCTccaacagcagcaccagccagtCGGAGAGGGACGAGAGCGCCTCCGGCAGCGCCCCCAACG GTGTCTCTGCCAACGGCCCAGGGGAggtgccagggaaggaggaggcgAAGCTGGAGGGGCTGCACGTCAATGGACCCTGCAGTGGGAAGAAAACCCCtcacccagagctggacacaaaCGGCTTTGAACCCGAAAAcctccccagtgaccccaaactggcTCACTCAGCCTCGAGGAACGAGCCTGAGCTGGAGGAAAAGAGCGAGAGACCtctgaaaagaagaagaattaaCAGCAATGGGAAGGAGAGCCCGGGTGCTTCAGAGTTCTTCCAGGAAACCAACTCCCACGggaagctggaggagctggaaacTTTGGATGACTGA